The following are from one region of the Aspergillus chevalieri M1 DNA, chromosome 1, nearly complete sequence genome:
- a CDS encoding uncharacterized protein (COG:J;~EggNog:ENOG410PHQF;~InterPro:IPR023631,IPR036928,IPR000120;~SECRETED:SignalP(1-30);~go_function: GO:0016787 - hydrolase activity [Evidence IEA]) → MIRYVERQALSLAILCSAVLALNTVSRANAENLARGRVTVLDGIPYYVGDIPVSQLLHVPPSTLDSTDLSNVDILPMTVVSSNSSELTGRELNATIAEYSMRDDVFSSAFLNTIYLTNTKYKSATIDLQSAFPELRRNGNSVLMVSPEYNASEKVQPVIQMHLSLELPIGPYFLSTKTGQIFKAHRLYEDTQLAFLEPSISDETGGYCSLPGQSVAVPSRLYYTVTPEKPLAGLRLGVKDIFHIKGLRTSGGNRAYYSLYGPRNATGTAVQRLIDKGAVLVGKMGTVQFANGDRPTADWVDFHCPFNPRGDGYQDPSGSSTGPGAGMGAYDWLDIAIGSDTGGSMRGPAGAQGLFGNRPSTGAVELDNVIPLCSGLDTAGVFARSAHTWARVAHAWYQDFDGGYHSYPKKLLYQSSSFTTEAINNTDASAVIEEFVLMLETFLGTQRTHVDVNAAWNSSRPSHVPNITLQDMLHYTYGTLISVYQWLHLGVPFFRDYAAKHDGRTPYINPNSLLRWEIGREAQQEGWNKAWQNKTIFQHWWNGNASFGAHNNETCSEGIYIYPNSVGSVSYRDEYFGTPSAPFWGMSDSNIAVFAGVPDLVVPIGEVPHNSTKSGKTEYLPVTMSLVAARGCDLMLANMIREMEDQHILKLVAVGPMLYP, encoded by the exons ATGATTCGATACGTCGAGCGACAGGCACTGTCCCTTGCAATACTATGCAGCGCAGTACTGGCTCTGAATACAGTCTCCCGTGCCAACGCAGAAAACTTGGCACGTGGCCGGGTCACCGTATTGGATGGAATTCCTTATTACGTGGGCGATATTCCGGTGTCTCAACTGCTACATGTACCGCCATCGACGTTGGACTCGACCGATCTTTCCAATGTTGACATTCTGCCCATGACCGTCGTCTCCAGCAATTCGTCTGAGCTTACCGGCCGTGAACTAAATGCCACTATAGCCGAGTATTCTATGCGAGATGATGTGTTCAGCTCAGCTTTCCTCAACA CCATCTACCTCACGAACACTAAGTACAAGTCCGCTACAATCGATCTACAATCAGCGTTTCCAGAGCTTCGCAGAAACGGCAATTCAGTTCTCATGGTCTCGCCAGAGTACAATGCTAGTGAGAAAGTTCAGCCAGTCATCCAGATGCACCTTTCGCTGGAACTGCCGATTGGTCCTTATTTTCTGTCGACAAAGACTGGACAGATCTTCAAGGCACATCGGCTGTACGAGGATACTCAGCTGGCTTTTCTCGAGCCTTCAATCAGCGATGAAACGGGCGGATACTGCTCACTTCCTGGACAGAGTGTCGCTGTTCCCTCGCGGTTATACTATACAGTAACAccggagaagcctttggctGGC CTTCGACTCGGGGTAAAGGACATCTTCCACATCAAAGGTCTCCGAACAAGCGGCGGAAACCGTGCATACTATTCCCTGTACGGACCGCGCAATGCCACAGGAACAGCTGTGCAACGTCTCATCGATAAGGGTGCTGTGCTCGTGGGAAAGATGGGCACTGTTCAGTTTGCCAATGGTGATCGGCCCACTGCGGACTGGGTGGACTTCCATTGTCCTTTTAATCCTCGA GGCGACGGCTATCAAGACCCTAGCGGCTCATCTACCGGACCTGGCGCTGGCATGGGTGCATACGACTGGCTTGACATCGCCATTGGAAGCGACACAGGCGGCTCAATGCGCGGCCCAGCCGGTGCCCAGGGATTATTCGGCAATCGGCCCAGTACGGGCGCAGTTGAACTGGACAACGTCATTCCCCTTTGCTCTGGCCTTGACACTGCGGGTGTCTTTGCTCGGAGTGCGCATACCTGGGCTCGTGTCGCCCATGCCTGGTATCAAGATTTTGATGGCGGCTATCACTCATATCCGAAGAAGCTATTGTATCAAAGTAGTTCATTCACGACAGAGGCCATTAATAACACGGATGCATCAGCGGTGATTGAAGAGTTTGTGCTAATGCTAGAAACGTTCCTTGGAACGCAGCGCACCCATGTCGACGTCAATGCTGCTTGGAACTCCAGCCGACCCTCTCATGTACCCAATATCACCCTGCAAGACATGCTGCACTAT ACGTACGGCACTCTCATTTCCGTATACCAATGGCTTCACCTGGGTGTCCCGTTCTTCCGTGACTACGCTGCAAAACACGATGGCCGCACTCCATACATCAACCCCAATTCCCTACTTCGCTGGGAAATCGGCAGGGAAGCACAGCAAGAAGGATGGAATAAAGCGTGGCAGAACAAGACCATTTTCCAGCATTGGTGGAACGGTAATGCTAGTTTCGGAGCTCATAATAATGAAACTTGCTCAGAGGGTATCTATATATACCCGAACAGCGTGGGTTCTGTCAGTTACCGTGATGAGTATTTCGG AACCCCATCGGCCCCGTTTTGGGGTATGAGTGATAGCAATATTGCTGTATTTGCTGGAGTCCCGGACTTGGTCGTTCCGA TTGGTGAAGTTCCCCACAACAGCACCAAGAGCGGCAAGACCGAGTATTTGCCTGTTACCATGAGCTTGGTCGCGGCTCGCGGCTGTGATTTGATGTTGGCCAACATGATTCGGGAGATGGAAGATCAGCACATTCTCAAACTAGTTGCGGTTGGTCCGATGTTGTACCCTTAA